The proteins below are encoded in one region of Bacteroidota bacterium:
- a CDS encoding energy transducer TonB, producing MSKTFISVAVTLACITSATLRAQESQDSPKTEHVATLDDGKFKPPKPHGDINALVNYPPEAAKEHREGRVTVALLIDEHGSVLKTLVKSVTDSVFVSPTLAAVKRLTFAPATHAGTPVKAWLTMPVHFKLQKKKKE from the coding sequence ATGAGCAAAACATTCATCTCGGTCGCTGTTACGCTTGCGTGCATCACGAGCGCGACACTTCGCGCGCAGGAATCCCAGGACTCGCCAAAGACCGAACATGTTGCCACCCTTGACGACGGGAAGTTCAAGCCCCCGAAACCGCACGGGGACATCAACGCGCTCGTGAACTATCCGCCAGAGGCTGCCAAGGAGCACCGAGAAGGGCGAGTTACGGTTGCCCTGCTCATTGACGAACACGGCTCCGTGCTGAAAACACTCGTGAAGAGTGTAACCGACTCCGTATTCGTCTCCCCCACACTTGCTGCCGTCAAGCGACTGACCTTCGCACCGGCCACGCATGCCGGCACGCCGGTGAAGGCGTGGCTGACGATGCCGGTACACTTCAAACTCCAGAAGAAGAAAAAAGAGTAG
- a CDS encoding RNA polymerase sigma factor, with translation MTGRTDSELCEILADTQSPERDRAFSEIYRRYSSRIYRYARRILSREEEADDILQDTFIRFLQALEGGKQIENVAAYLMRIARNLSLNLETRRPNSVTIEETHAIYTPAPMESEETTQMITMSLDLLPREMKEALVLQVYGGLSYNEIAETMGVPMTTVRNWIVRGKAKMRETLERYFETPGEETHEA, from the coding sequence ATGACCGGACGAACCGATAGCGAATTATGCGAGATCCTAGCCGACACCCAGTCGCCCGAGCGCGACAGGGCGTTTAGCGAGATCTACCGCCGCTACTCGAGCCGGATCTATCGCTACGCGCGCCGAATCCTCTCGCGTGAGGAAGAAGCCGACGATATTTTGCAGGATACGTTCATTCGCTTCCTGCAAGCGCTCGAAGGAGGGAAACAGATCGAGAACGTTGCCGCATATTTGATGCGCATCGCTCGTAATCTTTCGCTCAACCTCGAGACCCGTCGGCCAAACTCGGTGACCATCGAAGAGACGCATGCGATCTATACGCCTGCGCCGATGGAATCGGAGGAGACGACGCAAATGATAACAATGTCACTCGATCTGCTTCCACGAGAAATGAAAGAAGCGTTGGTACTACAGGTATATGGAGGGCTCTCGTATAACGAGATCGCCGAGACGATGGGCGTCCCGATGACGACAGTTCGGAACTGGATCGTCCGGGGGAAAGCGAAGATGCGCGAGACATTGGAGCGCTATTTCGAAACGCCCGGCGAAGAAACACACGAGGCATAA
- a CDS encoding T9SS type A sorting domain-containing protein: MLNSTHRHLRIAILSVLVLSWTTVASATTWNINFGGFGGSGSLAYSPKTVTVSVGDTVVWNGEFGNHPLAIRSFPAGAATFATVQSGTSFAYVVTVAGSYLYYCTKHDVQFNMNGSFTTTDASVGSSSEPLTQRLEIMPNPSTKMTMIHFDLAAAAVAKITITSMDGKIMATPINKYLQAGGQVINYDCSGLAAGSYLVTLESNGTTISKRVVVEH; the protein is encoded by the coding sequence ATGCTCAATTCCACTCATCGTCATCTGCGGATAGCAATCCTCAGCGTGCTCGTTCTTTCATGGACGACGGTTGCATCGGCTACAACCTGGAACATCAATTTCGGCGGCTTTGGCGGCAGCGGCTCGCTGGCGTATTCGCCGAAGACTGTAACTGTTTCAGTTGGCGATACTGTCGTCTGGAATGGAGAGTTTGGCAACCACCCACTTGCGATTAGGAGTTTCCCAGCGGGAGCTGCCACATTCGCAACGGTCCAGTCTGGGACTAGCTTCGCCTACGTTGTAACGGTTGCTGGCTCCTACCTGTACTACTGCACGAAACACGATGTTCAGTTCAACATGAACGGCAGCTTTACGACGACCGATGCGAGTGTCGGTTCGTCGAGCGAACCGCTGACCCAGCGTCTCGAGATCATGCCGAACCCAAGTACCAAGATGACGATGATTCACTTCGACCTTGCAGCGGCGGCTGTAGCAAAGATCACGATCACTTCGATGGACGGCAAGATTATGGCAACGCCGATCAATAAGTATCTTCAAGCGGGCGGACAGGTGATCAATTACGATTGCAGCGGACTTGCGGCGGGTTCGTATCTCGTGACCCTCGAATCGAACGGGACAACGATATCGAAACGAGTCGTCGTCGAACATTAA
- a CDS encoding TonB family protein, with translation MILLLLTISTLAFAQRTRAKQPKDTTRFIRKEEYIDVQILPKLLAPIIPIYPKRAAERRLKGWVSASVLIDTDGTVTQCAADYVSDPLFREPALKAAKNARFSPAIQNGKPVKIWWTLPIYFPPAVDSSTSNTRHYGRQVVARIADELIPSTAVRVRLFQPQYEPTLLDSFQHYIYYPEQAKREGREGTVVIGVLLDRSGAKKSINVLSATDSLFIRPALDAVGRARYAPFGTNSTADTATAYATVDFTIGHALDRVTLDEFPLSPSIRSSDQYSTNPQMRFDLEDLLVYPPEAKEQHLQGAVNVSAEINERGIVLQTVVGDSTNPIFNTAAQTAVEHMLFEPARNASGPIKTWWTVPVVFRLPHDTH, from the coding sequence GTGATCTTGCTGCTCCTCACGATCAGCACATTAGCGTTTGCACAACGAACGCGAGCCAAGCAGCCGAAGGATACCACACGGTTCATTCGCAAAGAGGAGTATATTGATGTTCAGATCCTACCCAAGTTGCTTGCCCCAATCATCCCGATATACCCGAAACGCGCGGCAGAACGACGACTGAAAGGATGGGTGAGTGCAAGTGTCCTGATCGACACTGACGGCACAGTCACACAATGTGCAGCAGACTATGTTTCCGACCCACTCTTCCGTGAGCCTGCCTTGAAAGCTGCGAAGAACGCACGATTCAGTCCGGCGATACAAAACGGCAAACCGGTTAAGATCTGGTGGACGCTACCGATCTATTTCCCGCCCGCTGTGGACTCCTCAACCTCCAACACCCGTCACTACGGCAGGCAAGTTGTTGCGAGGATCGCGGATGAGTTGATCCCCTCAACTGCAGTGCGGGTACGCCTCTTCCAACCACAGTATGAGCCAACGTTGCTGGACTCTTTTCAGCATTACATCTACTACCCGGAGCAAGCGAAACGAGAGGGGCGTGAAGGCACGGTGGTTATTGGAGTCCTACTTGATCGGAGTGGAGCCAAAAAGAGCATCAACGTGCTCAGCGCCACCGACTCTCTCTTCATCCGTCCGGCGCTCGATGCGGTCGGCCGCGCGCGCTACGCTCCGTTCGGAACGAATAGCACAGCCGACACGGCCACTGCGTATGCTACTGTCGATTTCACGATAGGTCATGCATTGGACCGCGTCACACTCGACGAATTTCCGTTGTCACCGAGTATCCGATCATCGGATCAATACAGCACCAACCCGCAGATGCGTTTTGATCTGGAAGACCTGCTCGTGTACCCACCCGAAGCCAAGGAGCAGCATTTACAAGGCGCAGTGAACGTCTCGGCCGAGATCAACGAACGCGGGATTGTACTACAAACCGTTGTGGGGGATTCCACGAATCCTATATTCAACACTGCCGCGCAGACAGCCGTCGAACACATGCTTTTCGAGCCTGCCCGAAATGCCTCCGGACCGATCAAGACCTGGTGGACAGTACCGGTCGTATTTCGTTTGCCACACGATACGCATTAA
- a CDS encoding benzoate-CoA ligase family protein produces MSSYSEFIQGLPPKEAWGERIYTTADCNYPQELNAAVELLDRNIEAGRAKRPAIFYKERVLTYGDLATIVGQMGNAMRALGVRQGDRVMLRFPNNSTALATWLATLRIGAVAVMVMPMLRSRELFYRTNDAECSLVLCDIASIDEVRKAEPMMSSVNKILVCDGKDSDYESFEDHWMKQPAECAPAVLSRNDIALIGYTSGSTGDPKGTVHFQDDVLAIADAYAKNILHPTENDIFGGHPSLSFTFGLGGLLVFPFRFGASTVLLDQFTPENMLKTLAHYKCTISFCAPTCYNMMMRLDEGGKYDLSNLRLGVSAGETLPKSVFDKWKATYGRELLDGIGSTEMLHIFVSNFPGEAKGGVTGKPVPGYQAKIVDENGNELPPGVPGLIAIKGPTGCRYLKKPERQAGYVKDGWNIPGDVFIKDTEGNFTYQCRNDDLIVTGGYNVSPPELEAVINEHEAVKESAVVPKPDELRGQIVKAYCVLVPGTTGNDTLVKDIQDFVKRELAPYKYPREIAFIDALPRTDTGKVQRFVLRERAKAEAAQ; encoded by the coding sequence ATGTCATCGTATTCCGAATTCATACAAGGTTTACCACCTAAGGAGGCGTGGGGAGAGCGTATCTACACGACGGCCGACTGTAATTATCCGCAAGAGTTAAATGCGGCAGTCGAACTGCTCGATCGGAATATCGAAGCTGGTCGTGCCAAGCGTCCGGCTATCTTCTATAAGGAACGCGTACTGACCTACGGCGATCTGGCGACTATTGTGGGCCAGATGGGCAATGCGATGCGGGCACTCGGCGTTCGCCAGGGCGACCGCGTGATGCTCCGCTTTCCGAATAACTCGACGGCACTTGCAACATGGCTGGCGACATTGCGCATCGGCGCAGTGGCCGTGATGGTCATGCCGATGCTCCGTTCACGCGAGCTATTCTACCGCACGAACGATGCCGAGTGCTCGCTCGTGCTCTGCGATATCGCGTCGATCGACGAAGTACGAAAGGCCGAGCCGATGATGTCCTCGGTCAACAAGATTCTGGTATGCGACGGGAAGGACTCCGACTACGAAAGCTTCGAGGATCACTGGATGAAGCAGCCGGCAGAGTGCGCACCGGCCGTTCTTTCCCGTAACGACATCGCTCTGATCGGGTATACATCCGGCTCGACGGGTGATCCGAAGGGCACCGTGCATTTCCAAGACGACGTCCTTGCCATCGCCGACGCATACGCGAAGAATATTCTACATCCGACCGAGAACGATATCTTCGGCGGCCATCCGTCGCTCTCATTTACGTTCGGTCTGGGTGGGTTGCTGGTGTTTCCGTTTCGCTTCGGAGCTTCGACGGTGTTGCTCGACCAGTTCACGCCGGAGAATATGCTTAAGACGCTGGCACACTATAAGTGTACGATCAGCTTCTGCGCGCCGACGTGTTATAACATGATGATGCGCCTCGACGAGGGAGGGAAGTACGATCTTTCGAACCTACGTTTGGGTGTGAGCGCAGGGGAGACCTTGCCGAAAAGTGTGTTTGACAAATGGAAGGCCACCTACGGCCGCGAGTTGCTCGATGGAATCGGCAGTACCGAGATGCTGCATATCTTCGTGAGCAATTTCCCCGGCGAGGCAAAAGGTGGGGTCACGGGCAAGCCGGTGCCGGGCTACCAAGCAAAGATTGTCGATGAGAACGGAAACGAACTACCGCCCGGAGTACCTGGATTGATTGCGATCAAGGGGCCGACGGGCTGTCGGTATCTCAAGAAGCCCGAACGACAGGCCGGGTATGTGAAAGACGGCTGGAACATCCCGGGCGATGTGTTTATCAAAGACACAGAAGGAAACTTCACATACCAGTGTCGCAACGACGATTTGATTGTCACCGGCGGCTATAACGTTTCGCCGCCCGAACTCGAAGCAGTGATTAACGAACACGAAGCAGTCAAAGAGTCGGCGGTTGTGCCGAAACCGGACGAACTTCGCGGACAAATCGTCAAGGCATATTGTGTGCTCGTGCCCGGCACGACGGGGAACGATACGCTGGTAAAGGATATTCAGGATTTTGTGAAACGTGAGCTCGCGCCGTACAAATATCCGCGCGAGATTGCATTCATAGACGCATTACCCAGAACAGACACGGGCAAAGTACAACGCTTCGTTCTGCGCGAGCGGGCGAAGGCCGAAGCTGCACAATAA